The proteins below are encoded in one region of Bacteroides uniformis:
- the gcvT gene encoding glycine cleavage system aminomethyltransferase GcvT encodes MKTTPFTEKHISLGAKMHEFAGYNMPIEYSGIIDEHLTVCQGVGVFDVSHMGEFWVKGPHALDFLQKVTSNNIAALTPGKVQYTCFPNENGGIVDDLLVYHYEPEKYLLVVNASNIEKDWNWCVSHNTEGAELENASEHMAQLAVQGPKAIQALQKLTSINLSDLPYYTFTHGEFAGEKDVIISNTGYTGAGGFELYFYPEAAMKIWDAVFEAGAEFGIKPVGLGARDTLRLEMGFCLYGNDLDDTTSPIEAGLGWITKFVEGKNFTNRPMLEKQKAEGTTRKLVGFEMIDRGIPRHGYELYSTDGIAIGVVTSGTMSPTRKIGIGMGYIRPEYSKVGTEICIDMRGRKLKAVVVKPPFRKQ; translated from the coding sequence ATGAAAACCACTCCGTTTACCGAAAAACACATCTCGCTGGGTGCCAAGATGCACGAGTTTGCGGGATATAATATGCCTATCGAGTATTCCGGCATCATTGACGAGCATCTTACAGTATGTCAGGGTGTCGGTGTATTCGACGTCTCACACATGGGAGAATTTTGGGTGAAAGGTCCCCATGCTTTGGACTTTCTGCAGAAAGTGACTTCCAATAACATAGCTGCCCTCACACCGGGGAAAGTACAGTATACCTGCTTCCCAAATGAAAATGGAGGCATTGTGGACGACCTTCTGGTCTATCATTATGAGCCGGAGAAATACCTGCTTGTCGTGAATGCGTCGAACATTGAGAAAGACTGGAACTGGTGTGTGTCTCATAACACGGAAGGCGCTGAATTGGAAAATGCTTCCGAGCACATGGCACAGCTTGCTGTGCAAGGACCGAAGGCTATTCAGGCTTTGCAGAAGCTGACTTCCATTAATCTTTCCGACCTTCCTTACTATACTTTTACCCACGGTGAGTTTGCCGGAGAAAAGGATGTCATTATCTCCAATACCGGATATACCGGCGCGGGTGGTTTTGAACTTTACTTCTATCCGGAGGCTGCCATGAAGATTTGGGATGCCGTGTTCGAGGCAGGCGCGGAGTTCGGCATTAAGCCAGTTGGTCTGGGTGCGCGCGATACGCTTCGTCTGGAAATGGGATTCTGTTTGTATGGCAATGATTTGGATGACACCACTTCGCCCATTGAAGCGGGTTTAGGATGGATTACCAAGTTTGTGGAGGGAAAGAACTTCACCAATCGCCCGATGCTGGAAAAACAGAAAGCGGAAGGCACTACCCGTAAGTTGGTGGGATTTGAGATGATAGACCGCGGTATCCCCCGTCATGGTTACGAGCTGTATAGTACAGACGGTATTGCCATCGGTGTGGTTACCTCCGGAACTATGTCGCCTACCCGTAAGATTGGTATCGGAATGGGGTATATCAGACCCGAATACAGCAAGGTCGGTACGGAAATCTGCATTGACATGCGGGGACGTAAGCTGAAAGCTGTGGTTGTGAAGCCGCCGTTCCGCAAACAGTAG